The sequence below is a genomic window from Acanthochromis polyacanthus isolate Apoly-LR-REF ecotype Palm Island chromosome 14, KAUST_Apoly_ChrSc, whole genome shotgun sequence.
CCAGCAGGATGGAAATAACCCATATCAGAGTTATTTCGATTGCTGTCCACACTGAAACCCATACGCCTTTGATTTGATTCCAGGATACTACGGCCCGGTATCTGCAAAATCAATGAGAAAATGTTATGGCTTGAGGAAGTTTTGTTGTCTGCAACAATGATGCATTCTCCAGTTAAAGAACGTTTCAAGGGCTAATGCTAAACAAATCTGTCTGCCCGATGAAGTGCAGATAAAAAAGCAGCAAACGCTATTTTCTTGGAGGGCACAGGACAGTGCTGCTCGTCTCCTTACCTGTCAACGCTTAAAGCACATAAGCTCAACACAGTAATTCCAACTGAGGTTTTTTGTATGAAAGGGACGAGTTTGCATAGCACCAAACCGAAGGGCCAATCTTCTGCCAGGAGCTGCAACAAAGACAAagaggacaaaaagaaaaatcaagcaAAGATTGAAGTTTTAAAATAGATAGAGTGCAGAGAAACAGTGTAAGTGCAAGTAACTCACCCTGTAAGCGTTGATTGGAATGTCTATCACAATGTGGATTAGATCCCCCAGTGCAAGACTCGCAATGAGAATGTTAGGTCCACTTCTCATGCATTTGTTTGCATGTATGATTTTAAGTAGGGCTGAATTCCCCACTAttccaacaacaaacacaagcagagAGACCATAATATTGATATATTTGAAGGTGTCTTTGATTCCAGCTGACTGCAGGCACATAGGAGGGTGAGATGTTTTTGGTCCTTCTTCTTGGGGCGGATGAATTGAACTGCTGGAGTTCTCTTGTTCCAGTGTTAAAAGAGCACGGGAGGCTGTTTCGGAGACTTCAGTTACAAGGAATGGCTCTGAATTGTGATGGCTGGCCTCACCTCTGATGAGAATATTTCCCAAACACAGAATCAGAGTCACGGTCCACATTGTTGATGATTTCCCCCTAAAAAGCCGTGAAATGTTTTTTGCCAACTCtggattgaaaatgaaaattgcaATAATTAGCACAGCAGCTTTGCCTTTGACATTTACAGTGAAACATTTAGGTTTCATTTAAGtacaaaagaaaaggagaaatcCACGAATAGCCTTGATACAGTGTGATAGAATGAATTATGCCGGCTTACCTTCAGATGTGCACGTACAACTCTGAGTGATGTGAGTCTCTTCAAGACCTAAAAAACAGATTGTATGTTCAACACAAAGAGCTTATCTTTGTTGCTGTGTCTGCTGTAAATGATAGAACCCAGCTGAGGGAAATCAGGGTTTTATAGACTAAGGTATTGTTGTCAGCATTAGTCATCGATCTGTCAGTAGTGTCTGTAATTACTTCCCTTGATGCATCACTCTGAATGAAAGGACGGTGTTGAAGCGTATTGTCTGTTATCACAGAGTGAGGTAATTTTATAGGCTTCAGTAGGGATATTATGCTACAgtgtttctccctctttttcctaAAATTTTGCCATTATCTTGTTTGACATAAAGGTTCCTCAGAAAACTCTAAATGTAGCAAAATGTCTATTTTAGTGAAGTGAGAGATTTTCTTTGCTCAGAGCCACAAAGCCTCCAACACTCTATCACACTCTATCAAGTCATTGTTAATGAATGTAATGGGAAATGAAAAACTCTCTTCTGCAGCtatatgacattttggatgcaCGTGAGGCTGATGCACAACTACTGGCAGGCACTTGAACAATAACCCAAAAAAAAGTGATACAaatggaactgaacaatattcAGTGAGTTTCCTCATGAGATTTTAGCTTCAGTTGACATATCACGTTTTCAAAACATGAGTCAGTCTCCGTCCTACCAGAAAGCTACTGCCTCTGCATCTCCAGAGAGTCCCAGAGAAGGTGACTTCTTCCCCCTCGACGGTTTTAATGACAACCTGAAGAGCCCGGAGGAGCGCGAGGCATGTGACGATGAGAAGGATCCCATTGTTAATAACACATCCGACATCTACTCCGGCTCCCTTTTGATCGCTCAGATCTGTGCCTCACTGCTGACAAATGACCTTGGAAAGCTCTGTGCTGGCATGTCTCCACGAGAAGCAGAGATTAAGAAAAGTGAGCTGCTAATGGAAAACTATGACAACTGCTCACAGCTGGGGTGGCTGCATGCTCGACATTAATGCaacttttttatttcatttccatGTAGGTCAGTGGAGATGCTGAAATACACCAtctataaaaaacaaactaatttgCAGCCGCCGCACTGAAAGCCTGATAAACCCGACGAGTAACATCCTCTTATATTTACTGACCATCTCGCACTTTTATGCAGTTGTTACTATGTTTTACCCACATTTAGGTGAAAGTGGTTAAAAAGCTTTTCGGTGTGCAAACTAAACATTTGCAGCACTTTCGTTTGAAAACTGGATTTTGGGGGGTTTATTACAGCTTGCAATCAGTACCTCTCATGTATGTGGATGTGAAATGTTATTCAGTCTCAACGCTTGAGTTATTTTAGTGCCTTTAGGagaaaaataacagagaatCCTAACATTCAGTGGCATATGGAAGCAACTAAGATTATACCGTATGATGTAGCTATAAATTAGTCAGCCCTAATTGGCGTTACCTTTCAGACTTATTTGTTTTTCAATCAGCAAACTAACAATCCATAATTTACATACAACCATGCATGTGGTGAGCAGAATGTACTTGAACTCCACTAATCAATATGTATGATATTAACATTGCAGTTAATAGCTAAGTGTACTTTGGCTTTTTGCCAACTTTAGTGCCTTACTTTGAGTTGATtaagagcaaaacaaaactgcaagtAGTGTGGGTTTCTTTGTCTACTGACCAGAAGCATTGCTTGTGATGACCCCAGATTATTGCAGATACTGCTCCATGTCTGCTGAATGTGCCACAGGCAACATTTGCTAACACATTATCCAACTGTGATACACATTGTGAGAGACACTATGAAATGGTACTATGTACGAAAAACGTCCCTTTTTCAGCTTGTTGAGGTTCCTCTGACCCCAAAAGATCTTAAAAAATATCCTTGAAATAGATGAATAAAGTTGCTCCAGTGAGGCATTGCTCGGAATTCTTTTTCTTCCGTCTGGGCTGCTCTGAGCAGTCCAGTCTCACCAGAGTTCATGGAGGTTCACGTGTCGAATGGAAGATTAATTACCGTGAGTAGCactcaaacacagacagatTGGGAGAGGGTGGAGCAGAGCCTCTCTTTCAGCTGTCAAGGTAAGCTATGTCATCAGTTTGGGTGCGAACAGGTCACCTTTTCCTGCCCTCTCTTACCTCTCATGACTTAGACATCTGTCAAATTCCTAATTATTTCTCTCTCATGTAGTTCAAAAGGAAATTGAAGAGCCCCCGTTGTTGTAGGCAGAGGTGAACATGGACACTGGCTCTGATTCTTTGGAAGtaagctgtaaaaataaatgtgcaatgcaaaatcaagttatttttttaaaatccactgATGTGAACTAAGTATATTTACCCGAATCaatttcagttttcattttggtGCTGTTTCATGTTACTCACTACATTTAAAgtcaaatttagcttttttatcCAAATtgtttgacagttttatttattgaattctttctttcttgtgaattccttatataaaatataatcaaGAAATAAGGAATGATGTGTTATTTCAAACATAGATATTCAGCTGCATGTAAAATTAGGTTGCTAGAATTAGCTCCAACACCATTAAAGTGCAACCTATAAATACATGTATTAAAaattataatacaataatacaacaTGGGGAAATGAGTAAATCTGTAGaattaattacattattttCGCTTTGATGTAATATATAGCCATACAACACCTAGGAGCTTTTAGCAAAATGgggaggtgtttttttttttttttaattttgccattttcattAACCTTTTCTAATGTGATATCACAAAGTGCATATAAATCACAGCTTGTGTTAGAATTAGACTAATATATCCTCCAGGCAGATGTGACAATATTGTTATCAGGTTGCCTGTTAGtagatacactactgttcaaaagattggggtcatttagaaatgtccttatttttgaaagaaaagcacatttttaatgaagataacattaatcagaaatacaatttagacattgttaatgtagttaatgactattctagctggaaacggctgatttttaatggaatatctccataggggtacagaggaacatttccagcaaccatcactcctgtgttctaatgctacattgtgttagctaatggtgttgaaaggctaattgatgattagaaaacccttgtgcaattgaCCCTTTGCTAAGCCCCTCCCACAAATGGCTACTGTCCAATCCtaccttagcaactgtaactaggcacaagaggtctgtcaagctttcagcagaagacaatatGCCGAAGCAATGTGCGTACGGTACTTGCAAGTCCGACACTCGTTATCCGCAAAGCTTGGAGGGTGGTgttgagaacatgcaaactccatgtagaaagatcccaggctcaggccgggactcgaaccaggcatcttcttgctgcaaggcgaaagtgctagccactactccactgtgcagccctactttTCTCCTTTGTATGTATTCTCTAAGAACAAGCTGCATGCTAAATCAAATATTTGAGATCAATTGGTGATTGTCAAGCACCTAACTGTCAATGAGAGAAGTCTAGCAAAGTAGTAGCTGAAAATATcttaaacaaaactgaacacaTCATGCTcgtaaatatgaatgaatgttaaagttttcttattttcacaCAGCCTCAGAGTGTCACACATGATTGCAAAGATGAATTAACTTCACAAGTGAAGAGTAGTAATATATAACAGAGATCCATTTTAGGGGGAAAGTATGCTCTCAGGTTGAATTCAACATTCAATATCCCAAACAGAAGGTCAGATAAATATCTCTAAAAACCCAAGTCTGATggatttttgcattaaaaaactTGAGAGATCGTGACTATTAGTTCTGGTATCAGATCTGCAGCAGTGGGTTTAAACACTGTCAGATAAGACGGAGCATCTTTGCATAAAATCACCCTTTTTTCTCTACAGGGGCAAGAATCATCAAATAGTGTATTTATGTAGATTATACATGTAGGTTATGTGGCAGACATTTAACAATCGATACAAGTCTGATTTTCTTATGGTCACTTCAGGAGACTACAAATGAAAATTCGACTAGGAGGGAGTATGATGCACCTGTGACTCTTCCTCGCTTCATAGCATAGAAGCCAGAGCCAAAACAAACTCCTCATGTTGAAAAGGTACTGTCGACTTAGTCCAGTGCCTGGAAATGACAGTGATGGCCTTTTTTCATTTCCCCACAGTAATAGCAGCTTGTGGAGTCTATAACATCAGAGGTGGAGAGGTGATtgtgaatctgttttttttttttttttttgctgcatgcTCCAGAGGCTGAATCTAAAAAGGATGTTCATCTTTCTCACTGTGACTATTGCCAGCAGCTCTGTCAGCACCTCACATACAGCGAACCGCCTAAAAATGAAACCCACTTCGAGAGGGCGTGagtggtttgtttttattgaagatCAATTCATTAGAAATAATGACTGTTCAGATAACCTTCACAGAATGACAGAATCACCTCTGTTTCTGTGTGGAAAGAAAGGGTTCGCAGCCGAGGAGCACTGCAAGTGAAAGGAAATTTGTAGTGTCGAATTTCTGTTATTCGGCTCTTTTGTTGTGAGCGagcaaaacaaatgagaaaatgaggagaaagtgGCACATAAGGATTGAGATGGAAAGATTGATGTGAACCCCCATGCACCCGTCATGATcgaagaggagaagaaagctGCTAGAGAAAAGGCAAAGGGGAGGTAAATAACATGCCCACCCTGTTCCTTCCtctgtttcttttatgtttgtatGGTGAATTGGCTGCTGGCTACCTACAAGCAACTGTATATAATGATATTCATTGGTACAGTACTGCATGAAATAAAGCAGCTCCACTTCTTTTAGTGCTTACTGTAGCAGGAAATATGAGGTGGCACCTGAGTTTTCTTGTATTGTACGTTTTCCCACTTCTGCAGAAAATAACTTGTCCATTTTCTCATGTAGGCATTGGCAACTCCAGAGATAACCTAAAAAGTGGAACTTGTATGAAGATTTACCTAAGCGCGCAAGCTGGAGTGTTGTCGAGACAAATTAGTACAGATGATGATGTTAAATATGCAGTCTTTTATGTGTCtcatgatggatagatggatattCTCCTTTGTTGGCTCTGGTTCTAttgaaatcaaacagaaaacctGTGACAGGCTGTCAAACAGGATTCCTTACATCAATGATGAGCAGCGGATTCCTCAGATAAATATCAAAAATACTACTGGCATGTTTGCACTACAAGGAAGAGACGGATGCAGCACCAAAGCCAGGTAAGCTTATGCTTTTTTAATGACGTTGctgtttttgtggtctctttCCGAAACCATTTTAAGTGTTTGATCTTCTGTCAAGAAAagccagaaaaagaaaaaaaggatatCACTGAAAGCTTCCAAAAAACAGAAGGTCAGACACGAGTGTTGAGCCAATTGTATTTACCACTAACATAATAAATAacgtggttattttgtgtcacagCTAAAAGGAGTAATTGAGAAGTGGCGAATGTTTTTTCACCTTGCGACCAAATGGAACCAGTAATGCTTTGTGTCCTTTTAAGCAGTGCGCAAAGTGGACAATCAAGGACTGGGTCAAAGTACGAATGAGAGGCTAGATTTGTTCCCTTTGATAAAAGGTTTGCACAGCGTTAATGATCCTTAATAGACAAAGTTATCCTTCTGGGAAAGCAGCCATTATAATATCCTCTGCAGACGCCGCTGACTTCACTTATATAATCTTGGAGGACAAGGACACAGCGCCCAGCATCAAAGACGTTTTCAGAAAATAAAGGCCCACTTCACACGCGACCATCCCAATGGAATGATATGGTAATTGTTACTCCATAAAAGTTATAACTGTAATTTGAATAAAGGTCTTGCTAAAATAAGGCCTTGAAGGAACTGTCTGACATTTTGAGAAATACGCGTATTCACTTTGTGGTGGAAAATTACAGactggtgacaaattaaagggaGAACCACCATAAATTATCAGTAAGGTGTTCAGCCATTACAAGCTGCTTGGCATGGATTCTGCAGGTTTCTCCACTGTGCTTTCACATAGGTTTCATCTCATTTGATGCTCTGATTGCAGTCTGatcaatgcttttttttaaggCTAATatctggaatttttttttcaaaaatctgatgatttgtCAGCTGATGATACTTAAGTTGAACATAAAGCTTGTAATCTCCACATGAATCCCTTAAATTAGCTTTTTATCTTGAAAGAATTGTGATTGGCATACACTGAGGGGAAGACTTAAGTTGAAAAATCAACTTGTCAGTGCTCTCTGGGTGTAAATCTATGTAATGGTGACACAGTTTCTAAATTAGGCTACCTCAAACCTAGTTTAGCATTTCTGTActgcagtggtggaaagtaattACATACATTTGCTCAAGTCCTGCACTTCCTGCAAGTACAAGTATCTGTACATATAttacttgagtatttccatttgaTGCTTATACTTCCACTCCCCTACATTTCAGTGAAATATTGTGCTTTTCACAACATCTCGAAACCTAAAACAGATTTGTGTTCCATATCTTTGTTTTAGTCTCTTTCCTCCTTCGTTAATCATCTCATGGATCCTCAGAATTAGCCGCTGTGCCTGTGCATAAATCTGTGTACAAAGCAGTTctacctgcagcagctacaacggTAACATGCAGTTTATGCAGGTATGCTTCAGTATGAGTAATCTAATATggaatatataataatatatcagtCAGACAGACCAAAACTTAACTTTTTCTGATAATACTTGCACACGTAAGTCGTATTTTTCATGCAGGATTTGACTTTATACATTATTATATTGGTACTGTTGCTTGAGGATCTCAAtgcttcttccaccactgaCTGTAGTTGCTGCTCTATATCTGTAAAGAGGTGCTGAACCTTTCAAAAGCATCTTCCTTTAAACTGCCACCTGTCTgtagatgagaagattgatatCACTCTATAGATGCTGCCATGTCTATATGACCAATATGCAGCCACCTTGTTTGGCAAAAGCTGGAAAAAGGGTGTAACTTGAGCCTGGCTCTGTCTGAAGGTGGCAAAACTTGCAGCCAGGACAATAGATCTAGTGTATAACCCTCcattaaacacaaacagagccTTAGAGGTAGCTGTATTTTGTTCCCTCCCAGCACAGCCAACTGTCTATCAGTCTTGAAGATAGCTAAGAAAACTAGCTGCTGCCTGTGTAGCACATTTAACAAGTAAATATGACAGGGATGTCAGTCCTCTCCTGTAATTCTAAGTCTGAAAGGGAATAAATGCAtttcttaaaatgtaaaattattcaTTTGAATCAAATATAAATGTGACTAGATGTGAAAACCCCATTAAAATGTAGCTTTGGTATCCACAACCTCATAAGCCCTCTTGGATTTCTTAGGAGACTTTTTGACTGGCTGTATCACTTAATCTCTGCGGGATGTTTAAAGGTTGAATCTGACCACCGGTGGAGGTTTCTGCTTCACTGAGACTGGGGATTTGAGGAGATGCGGgaattggttttattttgaccCATATGTACATAACCTTCCCTTCAAGCTTCTCACCTTTATCCCGAGGCCACACAGCAGTGTGTGCGCACACACTCAGAGGAACGCATGTGTGTCACCTTCACACGAGGCAAACAGCGTGCACTTCACTGTGAGGTCAAAGCTTATAAGATAAATGCACTATAATGTGTGCACACTCCgatctgatgtgtttttcttctgcagGAAAAATATAAGAGGCTCCATTATAAACAGTAGGCAGCAAATTATAGCAGTCATTAATGGCAATCACTATGtgcacaagaaaaaaagaacacatttgAGAAAAGGAcaatgtgttatttttcttttaaagcagCTCATTTATCCAGAGAGCCATGACAAGCCAGGGCACGGCGTTCTCGAGAGATATATTCAAATGAAGAGCGCAGAGATTTACTCTTTGCTTGGCTAGATGCAGACCTGCTACTGGGGAAGATAAGAAAGCCAATTGTGCATCTTATGACTAAAGCATAAAAGTTTCTGCATATAATCTACATATGTAGCCCAAGGTTTTATTACAGAAAGAGGCAGTTTGTATGTGACCTCTGGTGCCCTTTAGAGACCATTGATTTTAGCATTGCAATTTtccattttccttcatttttcattaaaatgcatATATCTTTGCtaaaattgcatgttttttgcTCTAATAAGGATATTCTTGCCAACTACCTTAGTGTTGATCCCATCACAAATCTGCTTAAAGCACCAACTTGGGACATATATGTGTTTATTTCCAGGTGTAATAGTAGCTTTAACTGTGACGACTTCTACTGGTACATGGAATTACCAGAGCATTATTGGTTAGacttaatttgaaaaaattCCTTTTATTGTAACTGACAGCAGGGccagagtgggactcattttgagccctggactttcatgcctcagacaggcccactttagatcatgacctattactattaaattcatgtaattctagccttgcaTGTTCAGTCTACAATAACACACTGCAAAGTcctgtaattcagtgtgtttttctaaaatatttccaattcagtgcaagtaagggttgctttacaatgaggatttattccaacatgagttcacatctccaacattatttttacaacaatatcagaatctatattctgttcaaataagtgttcaggGATATCCataccttaaaaatgaaataaaagaagaaataaaaatattaaattaaaaaaataaaaaataaaataaaaggtgctgcactttctaataacactatcatctcttttttctctgcaaggaaacagttctatcacaacttaaatttcagaaatatgaacaataaataataaacatcagttaaagggctaatctccaacactattctttacaacatcacaatgtcctttttttgcaatatcaaatatcaagcaaattagtgttcacagatatctaatcctcatgaataaagaacaattattgcactgttgtctgcaagtttgttaATCACAGTATAACATAACTTTCTAATGATGCCATTATGGTCCATGTAttttaattggattttccgttctgaaacaggtatccatccatccatccatccattctctatataccgctttatcctcactagggtcgcagggggtgctggagcctatcccagctgactcgggggaaggcaggggacaccctggacaggtcgccagtctgtcgcagggctacatacacagacaaacagtcacactcgcattcacacctacgggcaatttagagtaatcaattaacctcagcatgtttttggactgtgggaggaagctggagtgcccggaggaaacccacgcatgctcagggagaacatacaaactccatgcagaaagatcccaggcccaccctgggattcgaaccagggatcttcttgcttctTGGAAgccactctggcttcctcccacagtccaaaaatatgctgaggtgaattgattactctaaattgcctgtaggtgtgaatatgaatgtgattgttggtctgtatatgacgtttttgtccgtttttggatgacatactaaactatgatgtttttgtccattttcggacaaaaatcacgttttttatccattttcggatgacatactaaactatgactttttgtccattttcggacaaaaaatgacgtttttttatccattttcggacgacatactatactatgacttttttgtccatttttggacaacatactaaactatgatgttttttgtccatttttggatgacatactaaactgtgatgttttggtcgattttcggacaaaaaaatcacaatttttgtccattttcggatgtcatactaaactatgaagttttttatccattttgggatgacatactaaactatgacgttgttgtccattttcggacaaaaaattacgttccttgtccattttcggacaacatactaaactatgacttttatgtccattttcggacgccatactaaactatgactttttttgtccatttttagacgacatactaaactatgatgtttttatccattttgggacgacatactaaactatgacgtttgttgtccattttcggacggcatactaaacaatgacctttttgtccgttttcggacaacatactaaactatgatgcttttgtccgctttcggacaaaaaatgacttttttatccattttcggacaacatactaaactatgactttttttgtccatttttggacgacatactaaactatgacgtttttgtccaattacagacaaaaacactaatttttgtccattttcggacgacatactaaactatgacgttgttgtccattttcggacaacatactaaactacgatgttttttgtccattttcggacgacatactaaactatgacattttttatccattttgggacgacatactaaactatgacgttgttgtccgttttcggacgacataaactatgattttttttgtccatttttggacgacatactaaactatgacgtttttgtttatttctggacaaaaaaaaatgacgttttttaaTCCGTTTtcggacgccatactaaactatgatgttttttgtccgttttcggacgccatacgaaactatgacgtttttgtttatttctggaaaaaaatgacgtttttttatccattttcggaagacatactaaacaatgactttttttttcattttcggacgacatactaaactatgacgtttttgtccattttcggtctacatactaaactatgatgtttttgtccgcttttggacaaaaaatgatggttttttttccatttttggacgacatattaaactatgacgttttattttccattttcggacaacacactaaaaagtgacgtttttttcattttcggacgccatactaaactatgacattttttgtccattttcggatgacatactaaggtatgacgtttttgtccatttttggatgacatactaaactatgacgcttttgtccatttttggaataaaaatgatgtttttttccattttcggacgacatactaaactatgatgtttttgtccaatttcagacaaaaaaatcacattttttgtccattttcggacgagatactgaactatgacatttttgcccattttcggacggcatactgaactatgacgtttttgcccatttttggaCAGCATACTTAACTTTGACGTTACTTAACTTTGAACCAGGGTCTTAAAGTCAGTCTTGTTTCTCAGTCACCCGCTCAACCAATTGAGCTACTAGGGatcctgttttctgtttattggaggacatactaaactgtgacgtttcaatgacattttggacaacatgaaGAGCTACagcttttttgtcacatgttggACAACATTGTAaggtgtgacattttttttctgagtttccttgttggattttttccagTAGGCAAGTGTAATAGAACAAGTCCCGCACGGGATTTGATCTTGTGTGTCAGATGCAGTGCTTCTTATGTGAGTCTACGTCCCAACCAGGTGAGCTAACTGAACACCTGTGATCCAAATGTTGGaggacatacaaaactatgatgttttctgtccattttcggacgacatagtaaactatgacgtttttgtccaatttcagacaaaaaaatgacattttcactccattttttctttttcttttttcttgctttcttctcCTTATTCTTTAGATTTTGTTTCcctccatttttggacgacatactaaactatgacgtttttttccattttcggacaaataactaaactatgatgttttttgtccattttcggacgacatactaaactatgacgtttttgcccattttcagacggcatactaaactatgacgttttttgtccattttcggacgacatactacactttgacgttttttgtccattttcggtgAAAAAATtacgtttcttgtccattttcggatgacatactaaactatgacgtttttgtccgtttttggacaacatactaaactatgacgtttttgtctgttttcggaagacatactaaactatgatgttttttgtctattgtcggacgacatagtaaactttgacgtttttgtccattgcGCTGAAataatgacgttttttttccattttctgatgacatactacactttgacgttttttgtccattttcagtgaaaaaattacgtttcttgtccattttcggacgacatactaaactacgacgttttgtccatttttggacaatatactaaactatgatgttattGTATGTTTTGgggcaacatactaaactatgatgttgttgcccatttttggacaacatactaaactgtgatgttttttgtccatttttgaatgacatactaaactttgatgttttttgtccattttcggacgacatactaaactatgacttttttatccattttcggacaacatactaaactatgatgtttttatccattttgggacgacatactaaactatgactttttttgtccatttttggacgacatactaaactatgacgtttttgtccaattacagacaaaaacactaattttttgtccattttcggacgacatactaaactatgacgttgttg
It includes:
- the LOC110948977 gene encoding endothelin receptor type B-like — protein: MKPKCFTVNVKGKAAVLIIAIFIFNPELAKNISRLFRGKSSTMWTVTLILCLGNILIRGEASHHNSEPFLVTEVSETASRALLTLEQENSSSSIHPPQEEGPKTSHPPMCLQSAGIKDTFKYINIMVSLLVFVVGIVGNSALLKIIHANKCMRSGPNILIASLALGDLIHIVIDIPINAYRLLAEDWPFGLVLCKLVPFIQKTSVGITVLSLCALSVDRYRAVVSWNQIKGVWVSVWTAIEITLIWVISILLAVPEVVGFDMITMDYKEKHLRICLLHPKQTSQFMKHYKAVKDWWLFGFYFCMPLLWTAIFYTLMTRKMLRNTENTLSDHIKQRREVAKTVFCLVIVFAICWFPLYLSRILKSTIYDEKDPNRCKLLSAFLVLDYFGINMASLNSCINPIALYIVSRKFKRCFKACLFSWCLPLQAVTHDEAQSVLKSRMQDQASEQSGNIKAHKQTATPLPGKENTLVC